The Acidicapsa acidisoli genome contains a region encoding:
- a CDS encoding type II toxin-antitoxin system VapC family toxin — translation MKSCATSVFEPMKILLDTHIFLWWTQNDSRLQSVHRDAIRLPENQIYVSAASAWEIGIKRKIGKLAFAGSIADAIAKYRFEALAISVEHAETAGSLPAIHTDPFDRLLVAQTYLESITLVTVDEQILRYQVPHL, via the coding sequence ATGAAGTCCTGCGCGACTTCGGTCTTTGAACCGATGAAGATCCTGCTCGATACACATATCTTCCTTTGGTGGACTCAAAACGATTCTCGTTTGCAAAGCGTGCATCGAGACGCCATCCGTCTGCCGGAGAACCAGATCTATGTGAGTGCAGCCAGCGCATGGGAGATTGGCATCAAGCGCAAAATCGGCAAGCTGGCTTTCGCCGGTTCTATTGCAGATGCGATTGCCAAGTATCGTTTTGAAGCGTTAGCGATTTCTGTAGAACATGCGGAGACCGCAGGCAGTCTGCCTGCGATTCACACCGACCCATTTGACCGTCTGCTCGTTGCTCAGACATATCTGGAAAGCATAACGCTCGTCACCGTGGACGAACAGATTCTGCGCTACCAGGTACCGCATTTATGA
- a CDS encoding EamA family transporter — translation MNWIFWSLLSALFAAATAILAKIGVAHIDSNLAMAIRTTVVVVFAWSIALALGKHGEIRQVDGRAWLFLALSGLGTGLSWLCYFRALQLGPASRVAPLDKLSVVLVMVFAVVFLGEKMSPWAVVGGLMIAGGAVAMVLA, via the coding sequence ATGAACTGGATTTTCTGGTCGTTGCTTTCCGCATTGTTTGCCGCTGCTACCGCCATTCTGGCCAAGATTGGCGTGGCGCATATCGATTCCAACCTGGCGATGGCGATCCGGACGACGGTGGTCGTCGTATTTGCGTGGTCGATTGCGCTGGCGCTGGGCAAGCATGGGGAGATCCGGCAGGTGGATGGGCGGGCCTGGCTGTTTCTGGCGCTTTCGGGCCTGGGAACGGGGCTTTCGTGGCTTTGCTATTTTCGCGCGCTGCAACTGGGGCCAGCTTCGCGGGTGGCTCCGCTGGATAAGTTGAGCGTGGTGCTGGTGATGGTGTTTGCGGTTGTTTTTCTGGGAGAGAAGATGTCGCCGTGGGCGGTGGTGGGCGGGTTGATGATTGCGGGGGGCGCGGTGGCGATGGTACTGGCCTAG
- the ispD gene encoding 2-C-methyl-D-erythritol 4-phosphate cytidylyltransferase, whose protein sequence is MQVFAILPAAGVGTRMAASQPKQFLELNGLPILIHSLRAFAAARRVTAIYVAVRRNEIERVESQVGEYGEKFGFAGRVFVVEGGDTRQESVVNALNAINEGRGGDEEDIVLVHDAVRPLIDAATIERTIDAVAEHGAAIVGLPAIDTVKQVERTAHGALVTSTIPREFVVLAQTPQGFRCGLLRRAFAEATADGFVGTDEASVVERAGHAVAVVPGSQVNLKITQPGDLALAEFYLRQRG, encoded by the coding sequence ATGCAGGTATTTGCCATACTCCCGGCGGCAGGCGTTGGGACGCGGATGGCCGCGTCTCAACCCAAGCAGTTTTTGGAATTGAACGGTTTGCCGATCCTGATCCACTCGCTGCGGGCTTTTGCGGCGGCGCGGCGGGTGACGGCGATCTACGTGGCTGTACGGCGAAACGAGATTGAGCGCGTCGAGTCGCAGGTTGGCGAGTATGGCGAGAAATTTGGATTTGCGGGGCGCGTCTTTGTGGTGGAGGGCGGCGATACCAGGCAGGAATCGGTGGTGAACGCGCTGAATGCCATTAACGAAGGACGGGGCGGCGACGAGGAAGACATCGTTCTGGTTCACGATGCCGTGCGGCCGCTGATTGACGCCGCGACGATTGAAAGGACGATCGATGCTGTCGCGGAACATGGCGCTGCGATTGTGGGCTTACCAGCGATTGACACGGTGAAACAGGTAGAGCGCACGGCTCATGGAGCGCTGGTGACCTCGACGATTCCGCGGGAGTTTGTGGTGCTGGCGCAGACGCCGCAGGGGTTTCGTTGCGGACTGTTGCGCAGGGCCTTTGCGGAGGCGACCGCCGATGGCTTTGTCGGCACGGATGAGGCCAGTGTGGTGGAGCGTGCCGGGCACGCTGTCGCCGTTGTACCCGGCTCTCAGGTTAATCTGAAGATCACACAACCCGGCGACCTGGCATTGGCGGAGTTCTACCTGCGCCAGCGAGGTTAG
- a CDS encoding amidohydrolase family protein, with protein MAPAICFPAQALSPKASTHASQLAPPKSIPAPPLVLAGGTIIDVTNWGHSANDIPDAIVYIRDGHILAVGPRSALPIPKGSRVIDCTGKFLIPGLIDGFAGMNSQGQANANLYMGVTTVVASSDERRGHVDQQANPTPHLYLVDSIGSTDDFSLLISQPGWARKLADPKGSPGHSVELSPDDTARQLADTAKLGTRVLWLGHDLTAANTQWIIEHAHQMGLITYGEFVSTPYRVAIQAGVDALLHMSRYELGVIPDELQQPLMDDPEGSASRTAYGYAERLPPTDYRLRLYAQFLAAHPTALMPTFSLYYLRLPGHRNLWKEPAAQLLDPRDLNFPPDPKTGEAVYPIPSWGRHLPMASQRWLQENVRKKADLEASKLWAINQAIFEAYPHYLAASGASAMGTMPGISMHTELEMLVRLGLSPREALAAATNNYADQFHWTELGQITAGRRADILILDADPTVNIWNARRINTILLDGNQIDREPLLKK; from the coding sequence GTGGCGCCTGCGATTTGTTTCCCGGCTCAGGCCCTGAGTCCAAAAGCCTCCACGCACGCCTCGCAACTCGCCCCACCTAAATCAATTCCCGCGCCACCGCTCGTCCTGGCTGGCGGAACAATCATTGACGTCACCAATTGGGGCCACTCCGCCAACGATATCCCGGACGCCATCGTCTACATCCGCGACGGGCACATCCTCGCCGTCGGTCCCCGTTCTGCCTTGCCCATCCCCAAGGGCTCGCGCGTCATCGATTGCACCGGAAAATTCCTCATTCCCGGCCTCATCGATGGCTTCGCCGGTATGAACAGCCAGGGCCAGGCCAATGCTAACCTCTACATGGGCGTCACGACGGTCGTAGCCAGCAGCGACGAGCGCCGCGGCCACGTCGATCAGCAAGCGAACCCCACCCCTCACCTCTATCTCGTCGACAGCATCGGCTCTACCGACGATTTCAGCCTGCTCATCAGCCAACCTGGGTGGGCTAGGAAGCTCGCCGACCCGAAAGGCTCTCCAGGCCACTCTGTCGAGTTAAGCCCGGACGACACCGCCCGCCAACTCGCCGACACCGCCAAACTCGGCACGCGAGTCCTATGGCTGGGTCATGATCTAACCGCAGCCAACACCCAATGGATCATCGAGCACGCCCATCAGATGGGCCTCATCACCTACGGCGAGTTCGTTTCAACTCCCTACCGAGTCGCGATTCAAGCCGGCGTCGATGCTCTCCTGCACATGAGCCGGTATGAACTCGGCGTCATCCCCGACGAACTCCAGCAACCGCTCATGGATGACCCCGAAGGCTCAGCCAGCCGCACCGCCTACGGTTACGCCGAGCGTCTGCCGCCCACCGACTACCGCCTGCGCCTCTACGCCCAGTTTCTCGCCGCGCACCCAACCGCGCTGATGCCCACCTTCAGCCTCTATTACCTGCGCCTGCCCGGTCATCGCAATCTCTGGAAAGAACCTGCAGCGCAACTGCTTGACCCACGGGACCTGAATTTTCCGCCCGATCCAAAGACCGGCGAGGCCGTCTACCCAATCCCGTCTTGGGGCCGCCACCTGCCGATGGCGTCCCAACGATGGCTGCAAGAGAATGTGCGCAAGAAGGCCGATCTGGAAGCCTCGAAACTCTGGGCCATCAACCAGGCCATCTTCGAGGCGTATCCGCACTACCTGGCCGCCAGCGGAGCATCCGCAATGGGCACCATGCCCGGCATCTCCATGCACACCGAGTTGGAGATGCTGGTGCGCCTCGGCCTGTCCCCGCGCGAAGCACTCGCCGCCGCCACCAATAACTACGCCGATCAATTTCACTGGACCGAACTCGGCCAGATCACCGCAGGCCGCCGTGCCGACATCCTCATCCTCGACGCCGATCCAACCGTCAACATCTGGAACGCCCGCCGCATCAACACAATCCTGCTGGACGGCAACCAGATCGACCGCGAACCGCTCTTAAAGAAATAG
- the tilS gene encoding tRNA lysidine(34) synthetase TilS yields MANPAPIPSIPLDTTMLPPGLRLAVGLSGGADSVALTRALAAHAAELGIVLHAAHLHHGLRGVEADRDQQFAAELAQSLGIQFHTHQVDTAAEATRAPETGKSSESIEEAARRLRYAWFRQLMASHQIDAVATAHTLDDQAETVLGKFLRGAWTEGLSGIHPVVQFPEGRILRLILSATRSQVESYLAILGQPWREDASNQDPTYTRNRLRHQLLPELEQWNPRIREHLNNMATLARDEEAWWASEIARLAPQLLLSGRPVRGGGRASTADSAIAIDTVRLAAQPVAMQRRLLRHAAAQLGVSLSFDAAESLRQLGLQGRSGQQLALPGPITAERTPRELRLAPHSAKAARSANRAESSQPTEFQLPIPGETTAFGRRFRAQAAGAVAPATIRNWRPGDRVTLRYSSGPRKIKEVLERLKVTGTARATWPVVEWQGQIIWMQGAELAPHSEMTITAEEE; encoded by the coding sequence GTGGCAAATCCTGCTCCAATTCCCTCAATCCCGCTCGACACAACCATGCTCCCACCCGGCCTGCGCCTCGCCGTCGGCCTATCCGGCGGAGCTGATTCCGTAGCTCTGACTCGGGCGCTCGCCGCCCACGCGGCAGAACTGGGCATCGTCCTCCATGCCGCTCACCTCCACCACGGCCTGCGCGGCGTCGAGGCCGACCGCGACCAGCAATTTGCCGCCGAACTCGCCCAATCCCTCGGAATCCAGTTCCATACCCATCAGGTCGACACGGCAGCCGAAGCCACCCGAGCTCCCGAGACAGGCAAAAGCAGCGAATCAATCGAAGAAGCCGCCCGCCGCTTGCGCTACGCCTGGTTTCGCCAACTCATGGCCTCGCATCAAATCGACGCCGTCGCGACCGCCCACACCCTGGACGACCAGGCCGAAACCGTTCTCGGTAAATTCCTCCGCGGCGCCTGGACCGAGGGCCTATCCGGCATTCACCCCGTCGTCCAGTTTCCCGAAGGCCGCATTCTCCGCCTCATCCTCAGCGCCACGCGCTCCCAGGTCGAGTCCTACCTCGCCATCCTCGGCCAACCGTGGCGCGAAGATGCCTCGAACCAAGATCCCACCTATACCCGCAACCGCCTCCGCCACCAGCTTTTGCCTGAACTCGAACAATGGAACCCCCGCATCCGGGAACATCTCAACAACATGGCCACCCTCGCCCGTGACGAAGAAGCCTGGTGGGCATCGGAAATCGCCCGTCTCGCCCCGCAACTTCTCCTCTCTGGCCGTCCGGTCCGCGGAGGCGGCCGCGCCAGCACTGCCGATAGCGCCATCGCCATCGACACGGTACGCCTCGCCGCGCAACCCGTAGCCATGCAACGCCGTCTGCTCCGCCACGCCGCCGCCCAGCTAGGAGTTTCCCTCAGCTTCGACGCCGCCGAGTCCCTCCGCCAACTGGGACTCCAAGGCCGGTCAGGCCAACAACTCGCGCTTCCCGGCCCAATCACCGCCGAGCGCACTCCCCGCGAACTCCGCCTCGCGCCCCACTCCGCGAAAGCAGCCCGCTCCGCCAATCGAGCCGAATCCAGCCAACCTACCGAATTCCAGCTCCCCATCCCCGGCGAAACCACCGCATTCGGCCGCCGATTCCGCGCCCAGGCAGCCGGTGCCGTCGCGCCCGCCACCATCCGCAATTGGCGTCCCGGCGACCGGGTCACTCTTCGCTACTCCAGCGGCCCCCGCAAGATCAAGGAAGTCCTGGAGCGCCTCAAAGTCACCGGCACCGCCCGCGCCACATGGCCAGTCGTCGAATGGCAGGGCCAGATCATCTGGATGCAAGGCGCGGAGCTTGCGCCCCACTCCGAAATGACCATTACAGCCGAAGAGGAGTAG
- the gltX gene encoding glutamate--tRNA ligase has protein sequence MTELNSSPAPIRVRIAPSPTGDPHVGTAYIGLVNYLYARQRGGQFVLRIEDTDRARFVGTSEQMIFDALRWLGLAWDEGPDVGGPYGPYRQSERTEIYRKHAEMLLANGTAYRCFCTAEELEASRKQQMAAKLPPRYAGTCRALSAAQIEENLAAQKPFVIRMKVPTEGSTTFTDELRGEITFDHFNVDDQVLMKSDGFPTYHLANVVDDYLMQITDVIRAEEWISSTPKHVLLYQAFGWPIPRFWHMPLLRNLDKSKISKRKNPVSLVYYRQAGFLPEAVLNFLGLMGGGMPADINNATEKFTLAEMVEHFDVKNIRTAGPVFDLTKLKWLNGEYIRALAPADFYAALRSTVLSDTYLSEIAGLVQTRVETLGQFGDLTHFFFADNILPVQEVFLPKKRTLEETLAFAAEQLAVLEAVDWSTEALEPTLKKLGEEKQWSVKENFMLLRAIVTGGTMSPPLLESVIVFGKARTLDRMRRFLEAQKGQKK, from the coding sequence ATGACAGAACTGAACTCATCCCCTGCTCCTATTCGCGTTCGAATCGCTCCTTCACCCACGGGTGATCCTCACGTTGGAACGGCTTACATCGGCCTTGTGAACTATCTTTACGCGCGGCAGCGCGGCGGGCAGTTTGTGCTGCGCATTGAGGACACGGATCGCGCCCGCTTTGTGGGGACCAGCGAACAGATGATCTTTGACGCGTTGCGCTGGCTGGGCCTTGCGTGGGATGAGGGTCCGGATGTTGGCGGTCCTTATGGGCCGTACCGCCAGTCGGAGCGGACGGAGATTTATCGCAAGCACGCGGAGATGCTGCTGGCGAACGGTACTGCTTACCGCTGCTTCTGCACGGCTGAAGAACTGGAAGCGAGCCGCAAGCAGCAGATGGCGGCGAAGCTGCCTCCGCGCTATGCGGGGACATGCCGGGCGCTGAGTGCAGCGCAGATTGAGGAGAATCTTGCGGCGCAGAAGCCGTTTGTGATTCGCATGAAGGTGCCGACGGAAGGATCGACTACGTTTACGGACGAGTTGCGCGGCGAGATCACCTTCGATCACTTCAATGTGGACGATCAGGTGCTGATGAAGTCGGATGGTTTTCCGACGTATCATCTGGCGAACGTGGTGGACGACTACCTGATGCAGATCACCGATGTGATTCGCGCGGAGGAATGGATTTCTTCCACGCCGAAGCATGTGCTGCTATACCAGGCCTTTGGATGGCCGATTCCGCGGTTCTGGCATATGCCGCTGCTGCGTAATCTGGACAAATCGAAGATCTCGAAGCGGAAGAATCCTGTTTCGCTGGTGTATTACCGCCAGGCGGGGTTTCTGCCTGAGGCTGTGCTGAACTTTCTGGGATTGATGGGCGGCGGGATGCCTGCCGACATCAACAACGCGACTGAGAAATTCACGCTGGCTGAGATGGTGGAGCATTTCGATGTGAAGAATATCCGCACGGCAGGGCCGGTCTTTGATCTAACCAAGCTGAAGTGGCTGAATGGCGAGTATATTCGAGCGCTTGCGCCTGCGGATTTTTATGCGGCGCTGCGTTCGACGGTGCTTTCGGATACCTATCTCAGCGAGATTGCAGGGCTTGTTCAGACGCGGGTTGAGACGCTGGGACAGTTTGGCGATCTGACGCACTTTTTCTTTGCAGACAACATACTTCCGGTGCAGGAGGTGTTTCTGCCGAAGAAGCGGACGCTGGAGGAGACGCTGGCGTTTGCCGCAGAGCAGCTTGCTGTGCTTGAAGCTGTCGATTGGTCGACCGAGGCGCTAGAGCCGACACTCAAGAAGCTGGGCGAAGAAAAGCAGTGGTCGGTCAAGGAGAACTTCATGCTGCTGCGTGCGATTGTTACGGGCGGCACGATGAGTCCGCCGCTGCTGGAGAGCGTGATTGTCTTTGGGAAGGCTCGCACGCTGGATCGAATGCGGCGTTTTCTGGAGGCGCAGAAGGGCCAGAAGAAGTAG
- a CDS encoding type II toxin-antitoxin system Phd/YefM family antitoxin: MASTQFNLYEAKTQLSSLVERAAHGEEIIIAKGGKPLAKLVPIGPESISPREPGGNYLGITYLADDFDAPLPDEVLRDFGL; this comes from the coding sequence ATGGCCAGCACGCAGTTCAATCTCTACGAAGCCAAGACCCAGCTCTCCAGCCTCGTCGAGCGCGCCGCCCACGGCGAAGAAATCATCATCGCCAAAGGCGGCAAACCCCTGGCCAAGCTTGTCCCGATAGGCCCCGAATCTATTTCTCCGCGAGAACCTGGCGGAAATTACCTCGGCATAACGTATCTGGCAGATGATTTCGACGCGCCGTTGCCGGATGAAGTCCTGCGCGACTTCGGTCTTTGA
- the ftsH gene encoding ATP-dependent zinc metalloprotease FtsH — MNSTVKTIMFWAFIVICLVLLFGVVQKSAVMGGKEQDIPFSAFLERVQQGQVNDVSVQGMEVHGHLKGDGKESTQFHTEVPSNYPNMYDLLNANKVQTTIKDAQGNLFWPILLQIGPLVLILGIWFFIMRQMQSGGNKAMSFGKSRARLLSMQQKKVTFKDVAGVDEAKEELKEIIEYLREPQRFQKLGGRIPKGVLLVGPPGTGKTLLARAVAGEANVPFFSISGSDFVEMFVGVGASRVRDLFEQGKKNAPCIIFIDEIDAVGRHRGAGLGGGHDEREQTLNQLLVEMDGFESNDGVILVAATNRPDVLDPALLRPGRFDRRVVVGLPDVRGREEVLRVHVKKVPVADDVNLNVLARGTPGFSGADLANMVNEAALNAARVNRKQVTMYDLEIAKDKVLMGAERKSMLLTDEEKKVTAYHEAGHALVSVLRDHTDPIHKVTIIPRGMALGVTVYLPGDRHNYTREYLETRLATAYGGRVAEEIFLSQMSTGAGSDIEHATDLARRMVCEYGMSRLGPLTFGKKEEQIFLGREIAQHRDFSEETARQIDQEVRRLIDEAYQSAYSLVDANQPAMHRIANALLERETIDAEEVRMLIEGTELPEVRSSLASPSDQGGGSVQQVLKPESGRGGPGFPEGSPSPA; from the coding sequence GTGAATTCGACCGTTAAGACAATCATGTTCTGGGCATTCATCGTCATCTGTCTCGTGCTGCTCTTTGGAGTCGTGCAAAAGAGTGCCGTGATGGGCGGCAAAGAACAGGACATACCCTTCTCCGCGTTCCTTGAGAGGGTTCAGCAAGGCCAGGTGAATGACGTCTCCGTGCAGGGCATGGAAGTACACGGTCACTTGAAAGGCGACGGCAAGGAATCGACCCAATTCCACACCGAGGTCCCGAGCAACTACCCGAATATGTACGACCTCCTGAACGCGAACAAGGTTCAGACCACCATCAAGGACGCACAGGGCAACCTCTTCTGGCCGATCCTGCTCCAGATCGGACCCTTGGTCCTGATCCTCGGTATCTGGTTCTTCATCATGCGTCAGATGCAGTCCGGCGGAAACAAGGCCATGTCCTTCGGCAAGAGCCGCGCCCGCCTGCTCTCCATGCAGCAGAAGAAAGTGACCTTCAAGGATGTCGCTGGCGTTGACGAAGCCAAGGAAGAACTGAAAGAGATCATCGAGTATCTGCGCGAGCCCCAGCGCTTCCAGAAGCTCGGCGGTCGTATTCCCAAGGGCGTCCTGCTCGTCGGACCTCCCGGCACCGGCAAGACCCTGCTCGCCCGCGCTGTCGCAGGCGAAGCCAACGTTCCGTTCTTCTCCATCTCCGGCTCTGACTTCGTCGAGATGTTCGTCGGCGTCGGCGCAAGCCGTGTCCGCGATCTCTTCGAACAAGGTAAGAAGAACGCCCCCTGCATCATCTTCATCGACGAAATCGACGCCGTTGGCCGCCATCGCGGCGCAGGCCTCGGCGGCGGACACGATGAGCGTGAGCAAACCCTGAATCAGCTCCTCGTCGAAATGGACGGCTTCGAATCCAACGACGGCGTGATCCTTGTCGCCGCAACCAATCGTCCCGACGTCCTCGATCCAGCCCTTCTGCGCCCCGGCCGCTTCGACCGCCGCGTAGTCGTCGGCCTTCCCGATGTCCGTGGCCGCGAAGAAGTCCTGCGCGTCCACGTCAAGAAGGTTCCCGTCGCCGACGACGTCAACCTCAACGTCCTCGCCCGCGGAACACCTGGCTTCAGCGGCGCCGATCTGGCCAACATGGTCAACGAGGCTGCGTTGAACGCCGCCCGCGTAAACCGCAAGCAAGTCACCATGTACGACCTCGAGATCGCCAAGGACAAGGTCCTCATGGGTGCCGAGCGCAAGTCCATGCTGCTCACCGACGAAGAAAAGAAGGTCACCGCCTATCACGAGGCCGGTCATGCTCTCGTCTCCGTCCTTCGCGACCACACCGATCCCATCCACAAGGTCACCATCATCCCGCGTGGCATGGCCCTAGGCGTCACCGTCTACCTTCCCGGCGACCGCCACAACTATACCCGCGAGTACCTCGAAACCCGTCTGGCCACAGCCTACGGCGGACGTGTGGCGGAAGAGATTTTCCTCAGCCAGATGTCCACCGGCGCTGGCAGCGACATCGAACACGCAACCGATCTAGCCCGCCGCATGGTCTGCGAGTACGGCATGAGCCGCCTCGGTCCGCTGACATTCGGCAAAAAGGAAGAACAGATCTTCCTCGGACGCGAAATCGCCCAGCACCGTGACTTCTCCGAAGAAACGGCGCGCCAGATCGATCAGGAAGTTCGCCGCCTGATCGACGAGGCCTATCAATCCGCATACTCGCTCGTAGACGCCAACCAGCCCGCCATGCACCGCATTGCAAATGCTCTTCTGGAACGCGAGACCATCGACGCCGAAGAAGTTCGCATGTTGATCGAAGGCACCGAACTTCCCGAAGTCCGCTCATCCCTCGCATCGCCCAGCGATCAGGGCGGCGGCAGCGTTCAGCAAGTCCTGAAACCGGAGTCTGGACGCGGTGGCCCCGGCTTCCCCGAAGGTTCACCCTCCCCGGCATAA
- the ispF gene encoding 2-C-methyl-D-erythritol 2,4-cyclodiphosphate synthase, whose protein sequence is MDTRIGFGWDSHAFKPGVPLRIGGLTLDHPEGLAGHSDGDVLLHAITDALLGAVAAGDIGSFFPPGDPRWKDADSAIFLNLAIEEIQHAGYGIVNVDTTLVLAAPKISPIAGEMRVRVAELLCIDLDQVSIKAKTPEGLGLDHVAQCHAVVLLERVRDPEDLKSMSAVIQSQRELEDVVEDLLTQVHGVPKRTEIVPAFDTDDIT, encoded by the coding sequence ATGGACACACGTATTGGCTTTGGCTGGGATTCGCATGCATTCAAGCCGGGCGTTCCGCTGCGCATTGGCGGGCTGACGCTGGATCATCCTGAGGGGCTCGCTGGACATTCCGATGGCGACGTACTGCTGCACGCGATTACCGATGCGCTGCTTGGAGCGGTGGCGGCGGGCGATATAGGCAGCTTTTTTCCTCCGGGCGATCCGCGATGGAAGGATGCGGATTCGGCGATTTTTTTGAACCTGGCGATTGAAGAGATTCAACATGCGGGATACGGCATTGTGAATGTGGACACCACCCTGGTGCTCGCCGCGCCGAAGATTTCTCCGATTGCGGGGGAGATGCGTGTGCGGGTGGCGGAGCTGCTGTGTATCGATCTCGATCAGGTGAGCATCAAGGCCAAGACTCCCGAGGGATTGGGCCTGGATCATGTGGCGCAATGCCATGCCGTAGTGCTGCTGGAGCGGGTGCGTGACCCTGAAGATCTTAAGAGCATGTCGGCTGTGATACAGAGCCAGCGCGAGTTGGAGGATGTGGTCGAGGATCTGCTAACACAGGTACATGGGGTGCCGAAGCGGACCGAGATCGTGCCCGCCTTTGATACGGACGACATTACTTAA
- a CDS encoding M14 family metallopeptidase — MRIRVLTIALVLGSVFPALYGQANEDWRTPAELSEYRTTPDYAETLKYLDRITAAAPGQVKIEDFGRTGEGRDLKIVIASKDGVFDPGAIHASERVILLVQNAIHAGEMDGKDACLALLRDMVVNKSRASLLDHAVFVFIPVYNIDGHERRSPYNRINQNGPEEMGWRGNGMNLNLNRDYMKADTPEARAFLKLFHRWLPDFFVDDHVTDGADFQYDVTYTIDDGPDVAPATAKWIRETVTPELERQVDAAGHVASPTYITLMDDTDPAQGLGFNDNPPRFSTGQIILENRPGMLVELHMLKDYKTRVTGNYEILRALLEVMNQDAAKLIALNAQADKDAAKLGAHPLDNSKFPLKLEWNGETTPFLFRGYKYTRELSAVSGTMWVSYSHEPWNATLPFATGVKVSVATTPPAAYIIPRQWTHVIDVLAAHDVVMRHTTADWTGKVERYHCDGMVWQGPPFEGRHPIFAGEGAGNEPGKFGNCSLTTETASFPAGSVVVALNQRLSKVAIHWLEPEAPDSAMRWGLFDPIFEQREYGEGYVLEKLAREMMAKDPALKAEFEKRVMNDAQFAASPEARLEFFYERSPWFLENRVGLYPVGRLLSLDGVPVE; from the coding sequence ATGCGGATTCGTGTACTTACGATTGCTTTGGTGCTGGGCTCGGTCTTCCCTGCCCTGTACGGTCAGGCGAATGAAGACTGGCGGACACCGGCTGAGTTATCCGAGTATCGCACTACGCCGGATTATGCCGAGACGTTAAAGTATCTCGACCGGATTACGGCTGCTGCGCCGGGTCAGGTGAAGATTGAAGACTTTGGCAGAACTGGCGAAGGGCGCGATCTGAAGATTGTGATTGCTTCGAAGGATGGGGTCTTCGATCCGGGGGCGATTCATGCTTCGGAGCGGGTGATTCTGTTGGTGCAGAATGCGATCCATGCGGGAGAGATGGATGGCAAGGATGCCTGTCTGGCGCTCTTGCGGGATATGGTCGTCAATAAGTCCCGCGCTTCCCTGCTCGATCATGCGGTATTCGTCTTTATTCCTGTTTATAACATCGATGGGCATGAGAGGCGGTCACCTTATAACCGGATCAATCAGAATGGTCCGGAGGAGATGGGTTGGCGCGGGAATGGGATGAATCTCAATCTGAACCGCGATTACATGAAGGCCGATACGCCGGAGGCTCGGGCTTTCCTGAAGTTATTTCACCGCTGGCTTCCGGATTTCTTTGTCGATGACCATGTTACGGATGGTGCGGACTTTCAGTATGACGTGACTTATACGATCGATGACGGGCCGGATGTTGCGCCGGCGACGGCGAAGTGGATTCGGGAGACAGTTACACCAGAACTGGAACGGCAGGTGGACGCGGCTGGGCATGTGGCTTCGCCTACTTACATTACGCTGATGGATGATACCGATCCGGCGCAGGGATTAGGGTTCAACGACAATCCTCCGCGGTTTTCGACGGGGCAGATCATACTGGAAAATCGGCCGGGGATGCTTGTCGAGCTGCATATGCTGAAAGATTACAAGACGCGGGTTACGGGAAACTACGAGATACTGCGGGCTCTGCTGGAAGTAATGAACCAGGATGCGGCAAAGTTGATCGCTTTGAATGCGCAGGCCGATAAGGATGCGGCGAAGCTGGGTGCGCATCCACTGGATAACTCGAAGTTTCCTTTGAAGCTGGAGTGGAACGGCGAGACGACACCATTTCTCTTTCGTGGATATAAGTACACGCGGGAATTGAGCGCGGTTTCCGGGACAATGTGGGTGAGTTATTCGCATGAGCCCTGGAATGCCACGCTGCCGTTTGCAACCGGAGTCAAGGTATCTGTCGCAACTACTCCACCCGCGGCTTATATCATTCCACGGCAATGGACGCATGTGATCGATGTGCTTGCCGCGCATGATGTGGTAATGCGGCACACAACTGCCGATTGGACAGGCAAGGTTGAGCGTTACCACTGCGATGGAATGGTGTGGCAGGGACCGCCGTTTGAGGGGCGGCATCCGATCTTTGCGGGAGAAGGCGCTGGTAATGAGCCGGGGAAGTTCGGCAATTGCTCGCTGACGACGGAAACGGCCAGTTTTCCTGCGGGTTCGGTGGTGGTAGCGCTGAATCAGCGGCTTTCGAAGGTGGCGATTCACTGGCTGGAGCCGGAGGCTCCGGACTCGGCGATGCGGTGGGGATTGTTTGACCCGATCTTTGAGCAGCGGGAGTACGGCGAGGGATATGTGCTGGAGAAACTGGCGCGGGAGATGATGGCGAAAGATCCCGCGCTGAAGGCGGAGTTTGAGAAGCGAGTAATGAACGACGCGCAATTTGCAGCGAGTCCGGAGGCGAGGCTGGAGTTCTTTTATGAGCGGTCGCCGTGGTTTCTGGAGAATCGCGTCGGGTTGTATCCGGTGGGGCGGTTGCTTTCGCTGGATGGAGTGCCGGTGGAGTAG